Proteins from a single region of Juglans microcarpa x Juglans regia isolate MS1-56 chromosome 5S, Jm3101_v1.0, whole genome shotgun sequence:
- the LOC121267785 gene encoding probable galacturonosyltransferase 7 isoform X3, producing MKGGASSYGYAAKRRWRGLVIGVLGLVILSMLVPLVFLLGLHNGFRSAGYASEQQRPTSESRIGYDKYEVRDAWNESEDVLRNFTNKAKNKTFGRGSKHDSQATEVPPRSITQSPPVKNQNTNVGAAVGLPLYAKDVVDDIGKLCEFKFGSYCHWHQEHREEMKDSMVKKLKDQLFVARAFYPSIAKLPRQDKLSRELKLNIQELERVLSESTTDVDLPPQIAKKLQRMEAAIAKAKLFHVECNNVDKKLRQIYDMTEDEANFHMKQSAFLYQLAVQTMPKSLHCLSMRLTVEYFRSPPNDMKLSMAEKSTDPMLHHYVIFSNNVLASSVESVNQAFHVLTDEQNYFAMKLWFLRNTYKEATVQVLNIESLKLDNHSKATLLHLSLPEEFRVSFHSVDSPPMAPIRTEYVSIFSHSHYLLPKMFQNLDKVVVLDDDVVVQQDLSALWSLDMGGKVNAAVQFCSLRLDQLKKYLGENSYNKNSCAWMSGLNVIDLARWRDLNLTETFQRLAQEMTTLEESVEAVALRASLLSFEGLIYAIDGAWILSGLGHDYGIDNEAISKAAILHYNGNMKPWLELGIPKYKHYWKKFLSREDQFMSECNVNS from the exons ATGAAGGGCGGGGCTTCTTCTTATGGATATGCGGCGAAAAGGCGATGGAGGGGACTGGTCATTGGGGTGCTGGGACTTGTTATCCTCTCCATGCTCGTTCCTCTTGTCTTTTTGCTTGGTCTTCACAATGGCTTTCGCTCTGCGG GATATGCGTCCGAGCAACAAAGGCCAACTTCA gagAGTCGAATAGGATATGACAAGTACGAAGTCAGAGATGCTTGGAATGAGTCCGAG GATGTTCTTAGAAACTTCACCAATAAAGCAAAGAATAAAACCTTTGGTAGGGGTTCCAAGCACGATAGTCAGGCGACAGAAG TGCCCCCACGTAGCATTACACAATCTCCTCCCGTTAAGAAT CAGAATACCAATGTTGGTGCTGCAGTTGGACTCCCCTTATATGCAAAGGATGTTGTTGATGACATTGGAAAATTATGTGAGTTTAAATTTGGTAGTTATTGTCATTGGCATCAAGAACACAGAGAAGAAATGAAGGATTCTATGGTGAAAAAGTTGAAGGATCAATTATTTGTGGCTAGAGCATTCTATCCTAGTATTGCAAAACTTCCAAGACAGGATAAGTTGTCTCGGGAATTGAAACTAAATATTCAAGAACTAGAACGTGTTCTTAGTGAAAGTACTACAGATGTTGATCTTCCACCACA GATTGCTAAGAAGTTACAGAGGATGGAAGCTGCAATAGCCAAAGCCAAATTATTTCATGTGGAGTGTAACAACGTTGACAAGAAATTGAGACAAATATATGATATGACTGAGGACGAAGCTAACTTCCACATGAAACAGAGTGCCTTCCTCTACCAACTTGCAGTCCAGACTATGCCAAAGAGTCTTCACTGCTTGTCAATGAGACTTACAGTGGAGTATTTCAGATCTCCTCCTAACGATATGAAGCTCTCCATGGCTGAAAAATCCACAGATCCTATGTTGCACCACTATGTTATATTCTCCAATAATGTGCTCGCCTCATCAGTA GAAAGTGTGAATCAGGCGTTTCACGTGCTTACAGATGAACAGAATTATTTTGCAATGAAACTATGGTTTCTTAGAAATACTTACAAGGAAGCCACAGTTCAAGTGTTGAACATTGAAAGTCTTAAGCTGGACAACCATAGCAAAGCAACTCTGTTGCATCTTTCCCTGCCTGAGGAGTTTCGTGTTTCCTTCCACAGTGTTGATAGTCCACCTATGGCCCCTATTAGAACAGAATACGTGTCTATTTTTTCTCACTCACACTATCTTCTCCCCAAGATGTTCCAGAATTTGGATAAAGTTGTGGTTCTTGATGATGATGTTGTTGTGCAGCAAGACTTGTCAGCACTATGGAGCCTCGACATGGGAGGGAAAGTTAATGCCGCTGTGCAGTTCTGCTCATTGAGGTTGGatcaactaaaaaaatatttgggtgAGAACAGTTACAATAAGAATTCTTGTGCATGGATGTCTGGATTGAATGTAATTGATCTGGCAAGGTGGAGAGACCTAAATCTTACGGAAACTTTCCAAAGGTTGGCACAGGAG ATGACCACGCTTGAAGAATCAGTTGAAGCGGTTGCATTACGTGCAAGCTTGCTCAGCTTTGAGGGCTTAATTTATGCTATTGATGGTGCTTGGATTCTGTCTGGACTAGGACATGACTACGGAATTGATAACGAAGCCATTTCAAAAGCTGCAATTTTGCACTATAATGGTAACATGAAACCTTGGCTTGAGCTGGGAATtccaaaatataaacattattGGAAGAAGTTTTTGAGCCGAGAAGATCAGTTCATGAGTGAGTGCAATGTAAATTCCTAG
- the LOC121267785 gene encoding probable galacturonosyltransferase 7 isoform X5 translates to MKGGASSYGYAAKRRWRGLVIGVLGLVILSMLVPLVFLLGLHNGFRSAGYASEQQRPTSDVLRNFTNKAKNKTFGRGSKHDSQATEVPPRSITQSPPVKNNTNVGAAVGLPLYAKDVVDDIGKLCEFKFGSYCHWHQEHREEMKDSMVKKLKDQLFVARAFYPSIAKLPRQDKLSRELKLNIQELERVLSESTTDVDLPPQIAKKLQRMEAAIAKAKLFHVECNNVDKKLRQIYDMTEDEANFHMKQSAFLYQLAVQTMPKSLHCLSMRLTVEYFRSPPNDMKLSMAEKSTDPMLHHYVIFSNNVLASSVVINSTVMHSKESVNQAFHVLTDEQNYFAMKLWFLRNTYKEATVQVLNIESLKLDNHSKATLLHLSLPEEFRVSFHSVDSPPMAPIRTEYVSIFSHSHYLLPKMFQNLDKVVVLDDDVVVQQDLSALWSLDMGGKVNAAVQFCSLRLDQLKKYLGENSYNKNSCAWMSGLNVIDLARWRDLNLTETFQRLAQEMTTLEESVEAVALRASLLSFEGLIYAIDGAWILSGLGHDYGIDNEAISKAAILHYNGNMKPWLELGIPKYKHYWKKFLSREDQFMSECNVNS, encoded by the exons ATGAAGGGCGGGGCTTCTTCTTATGGATATGCGGCGAAAAGGCGATGGAGGGGACTGGTCATTGGGGTGCTGGGACTTGTTATCCTCTCCATGCTCGTTCCTCTTGTCTTTTTGCTTGGTCTTCACAATGGCTTTCGCTCTGCGG GATATGCGTCCGAGCAACAAAGGCCAACTTCA GATGTTCTTAGAAACTTCACCAATAAAGCAAAGAATAAAACCTTTGGTAGGGGTTCCAAGCACGATAGTCAGGCGACAGAAG TGCCCCCACGTAGCATTACACAATCTCCTCCCGTTAAGAAT AATACCAATGTTGGTGCTGCAGTTGGACTCCCCTTATATGCAAAGGATGTTGTTGATGACATTGGAAAATTATGTGAGTTTAAATTTGGTAGTTATTGTCATTGGCATCAAGAACACAGAGAAGAAATGAAGGATTCTATGGTGAAAAAGTTGAAGGATCAATTATTTGTGGCTAGAGCATTCTATCCTAGTATTGCAAAACTTCCAAGACAGGATAAGTTGTCTCGGGAATTGAAACTAAATATTCAAGAACTAGAACGTGTTCTTAGTGAAAGTACTACAGATGTTGATCTTCCACCACA GATTGCTAAGAAGTTACAGAGGATGGAAGCTGCAATAGCCAAAGCCAAATTATTTCATGTGGAGTGTAACAACGTTGACAAGAAATTGAGACAAATATATGATATGACTGAGGACGAAGCTAACTTCCACATGAAACAGAGTGCCTTCCTCTACCAACTTGCAGTCCAGACTATGCCAAAGAGTCTTCACTGCTTGTCAATGAGACTTACAGTGGAGTATTTCAGATCTCCTCCTAACGATATGAAGCTCTCCATGGCTGAAAAATCCACAGATCCTATGTTGCACCACTATGTTATATTCTCCAATAATGTGCTCGCCTCATCAGTAGTAATCAACTCAACTGTTATGCATTCAAAA GAAAGTGTGAATCAGGCGTTTCACGTGCTTACAGATGAACAGAATTATTTTGCAATGAAACTATGGTTTCTTAGAAATACTTACAAGGAAGCCACAGTTCAAGTGTTGAACATTGAAAGTCTTAAGCTGGACAACCATAGCAAAGCAACTCTGTTGCATCTTTCCCTGCCTGAGGAGTTTCGTGTTTCCTTCCACAGTGTTGATAGTCCACCTATGGCCCCTATTAGAACAGAATACGTGTCTATTTTTTCTCACTCACACTATCTTCTCCCCAAGATGTTCCAGAATTTGGATAAAGTTGTGGTTCTTGATGATGATGTTGTTGTGCAGCAAGACTTGTCAGCACTATGGAGCCTCGACATGGGAGGGAAAGTTAATGCCGCTGTGCAGTTCTGCTCATTGAGGTTGGatcaactaaaaaaatatttgggtgAGAACAGTTACAATAAGAATTCTTGTGCATGGATGTCTGGATTGAATGTAATTGATCTGGCAAGGTGGAGAGACCTAAATCTTACGGAAACTTTCCAAAGGTTGGCACAGGAG ATGACCACGCTTGAAGAATCAGTTGAAGCGGTTGCATTACGTGCAAGCTTGCTCAGCTTTGAGGGCTTAATTTATGCTATTGATGGTGCTTGGATTCTGTCTGGACTAGGACATGACTACGGAATTGATAACGAAGCCATTTCAAAAGCTGCAATTTTGCACTATAATGGTAACATGAAACCTTGGCTTGAGCTGGGAATtccaaaatataaacattattGGAAGAAGTTTTTGAGCCGAGAAGATCAGTTCATGAGTGAGTGCAATGTAAATTCCTAG
- the LOC121267785 gene encoding probable galacturonosyltransferase 7 isoform X1: MKGGASSYGYAAKRRWRGLVIGVLGLVILSMLVPLVFLLGLHNGFRSAGYASEQQRPTSESRIGYDKYEVRDAWNESEDVLRNFTNKAKNKTFGRGSKHDSQATEVPPRSITQSPPVKNQNTNVGAAVGLPLYAKDVVDDIGKLCEFKFGSYCHWHQEHREEMKDSMVKKLKDQLFVARAFYPSIAKLPRQDKLSRELKLNIQELERVLSESTTDVDLPPQIAKKLQRMEAAIAKAKLFHVECNNVDKKLRQIYDMTEDEANFHMKQSAFLYQLAVQTMPKSLHCLSMRLTVEYFRSPPNDMKLSMAEKSTDPMLHHYVIFSNNVLASSVVINSTVMHSKESVNQAFHVLTDEQNYFAMKLWFLRNTYKEATVQVLNIESLKLDNHSKATLLHLSLPEEFRVSFHSVDSPPMAPIRTEYVSIFSHSHYLLPKMFQNLDKVVVLDDDVVVQQDLSALWSLDMGGKVNAAVQFCSLRLDQLKKYLGENSYNKNSCAWMSGLNVIDLARWRDLNLTETFQRLAQEMTTLEESVEAVALRASLLSFEGLIYAIDGAWILSGLGHDYGIDNEAISKAAILHYNGNMKPWLELGIPKYKHYWKKFLSREDQFMSECNVNS, encoded by the exons ATGAAGGGCGGGGCTTCTTCTTATGGATATGCGGCGAAAAGGCGATGGAGGGGACTGGTCATTGGGGTGCTGGGACTTGTTATCCTCTCCATGCTCGTTCCTCTTGTCTTTTTGCTTGGTCTTCACAATGGCTTTCGCTCTGCGG GATATGCGTCCGAGCAACAAAGGCCAACTTCA gagAGTCGAATAGGATATGACAAGTACGAAGTCAGAGATGCTTGGAATGAGTCCGAG GATGTTCTTAGAAACTTCACCAATAAAGCAAAGAATAAAACCTTTGGTAGGGGTTCCAAGCACGATAGTCAGGCGACAGAAG TGCCCCCACGTAGCATTACACAATCTCCTCCCGTTAAGAAT CAGAATACCAATGTTGGTGCTGCAGTTGGACTCCCCTTATATGCAAAGGATGTTGTTGATGACATTGGAAAATTATGTGAGTTTAAATTTGGTAGTTATTGTCATTGGCATCAAGAACACAGAGAAGAAATGAAGGATTCTATGGTGAAAAAGTTGAAGGATCAATTATTTGTGGCTAGAGCATTCTATCCTAGTATTGCAAAACTTCCAAGACAGGATAAGTTGTCTCGGGAATTGAAACTAAATATTCAAGAACTAGAACGTGTTCTTAGTGAAAGTACTACAGATGTTGATCTTCCACCACA GATTGCTAAGAAGTTACAGAGGATGGAAGCTGCAATAGCCAAAGCCAAATTATTTCATGTGGAGTGTAACAACGTTGACAAGAAATTGAGACAAATATATGATATGACTGAGGACGAAGCTAACTTCCACATGAAACAGAGTGCCTTCCTCTACCAACTTGCAGTCCAGACTATGCCAAAGAGTCTTCACTGCTTGTCAATGAGACTTACAGTGGAGTATTTCAGATCTCCTCCTAACGATATGAAGCTCTCCATGGCTGAAAAATCCACAGATCCTATGTTGCACCACTATGTTATATTCTCCAATAATGTGCTCGCCTCATCAGTAGTAATCAACTCAACTGTTATGCATTCAAAA GAAAGTGTGAATCAGGCGTTTCACGTGCTTACAGATGAACAGAATTATTTTGCAATGAAACTATGGTTTCTTAGAAATACTTACAAGGAAGCCACAGTTCAAGTGTTGAACATTGAAAGTCTTAAGCTGGACAACCATAGCAAAGCAACTCTGTTGCATCTTTCCCTGCCTGAGGAGTTTCGTGTTTCCTTCCACAGTGTTGATAGTCCACCTATGGCCCCTATTAGAACAGAATACGTGTCTATTTTTTCTCACTCACACTATCTTCTCCCCAAGATGTTCCAGAATTTGGATAAAGTTGTGGTTCTTGATGATGATGTTGTTGTGCAGCAAGACTTGTCAGCACTATGGAGCCTCGACATGGGAGGGAAAGTTAATGCCGCTGTGCAGTTCTGCTCATTGAGGTTGGatcaactaaaaaaatatttgggtgAGAACAGTTACAATAAGAATTCTTGTGCATGGATGTCTGGATTGAATGTAATTGATCTGGCAAGGTGGAGAGACCTAAATCTTACGGAAACTTTCCAAAGGTTGGCACAGGAG ATGACCACGCTTGAAGAATCAGTTGAAGCGGTTGCATTACGTGCAAGCTTGCTCAGCTTTGAGGGCTTAATTTATGCTATTGATGGTGCTTGGATTCTGTCTGGACTAGGACATGACTACGGAATTGATAACGAAGCCATTTCAAAAGCTGCAATTTTGCACTATAATGGTAACATGAAACCTTGGCTTGAGCTGGGAATtccaaaatataaacattattGGAAGAAGTTTTTGAGCCGAGAAGATCAGTTCATGAGTGAGTGCAATGTAAATTCCTAG
- the LOC121267785 gene encoding probable galacturonosyltransferase 7 isoform X2, whose translation MKGGASSYGYAAKRRWRGLVIGVLGLVILSMLVPLVFLLGLHNGFRSAGYASEQQRPTSESRIGYDKYEVRDAWNESEDVLRNFTNKAKNKTFGRGSKHDSQATEVPPRSITQSPPVKNNTNVGAAVGLPLYAKDVVDDIGKLCEFKFGSYCHWHQEHREEMKDSMVKKLKDQLFVARAFYPSIAKLPRQDKLSRELKLNIQELERVLSESTTDVDLPPQIAKKLQRMEAAIAKAKLFHVECNNVDKKLRQIYDMTEDEANFHMKQSAFLYQLAVQTMPKSLHCLSMRLTVEYFRSPPNDMKLSMAEKSTDPMLHHYVIFSNNVLASSVVINSTVMHSKESVNQAFHVLTDEQNYFAMKLWFLRNTYKEATVQVLNIESLKLDNHSKATLLHLSLPEEFRVSFHSVDSPPMAPIRTEYVSIFSHSHYLLPKMFQNLDKVVVLDDDVVVQQDLSALWSLDMGGKVNAAVQFCSLRLDQLKKYLGENSYNKNSCAWMSGLNVIDLARWRDLNLTETFQRLAQEMTTLEESVEAVALRASLLSFEGLIYAIDGAWILSGLGHDYGIDNEAISKAAILHYNGNMKPWLELGIPKYKHYWKKFLSREDQFMSECNVNS comes from the exons ATGAAGGGCGGGGCTTCTTCTTATGGATATGCGGCGAAAAGGCGATGGAGGGGACTGGTCATTGGGGTGCTGGGACTTGTTATCCTCTCCATGCTCGTTCCTCTTGTCTTTTTGCTTGGTCTTCACAATGGCTTTCGCTCTGCGG GATATGCGTCCGAGCAACAAAGGCCAACTTCA gagAGTCGAATAGGATATGACAAGTACGAAGTCAGAGATGCTTGGAATGAGTCCGAG GATGTTCTTAGAAACTTCACCAATAAAGCAAAGAATAAAACCTTTGGTAGGGGTTCCAAGCACGATAGTCAGGCGACAGAAG TGCCCCCACGTAGCATTACACAATCTCCTCCCGTTAAGAAT AATACCAATGTTGGTGCTGCAGTTGGACTCCCCTTATATGCAAAGGATGTTGTTGATGACATTGGAAAATTATGTGAGTTTAAATTTGGTAGTTATTGTCATTGGCATCAAGAACACAGAGAAGAAATGAAGGATTCTATGGTGAAAAAGTTGAAGGATCAATTATTTGTGGCTAGAGCATTCTATCCTAGTATTGCAAAACTTCCAAGACAGGATAAGTTGTCTCGGGAATTGAAACTAAATATTCAAGAACTAGAACGTGTTCTTAGTGAAAGTACTACAGATGTTGATCTTCCACCACA GATTGCTAAGAAGTTACAGAGGATGGAAGCTGCAATAGCCAAAGCCAAATTATTTCATGTGGAGTGTAACAACGTTGACAAGAAATTGAGACAAATATATGATATGACTGAGGACGAAGCTAACTTCCACATGAAACAGAGTGCCTTCCTCTACCAACTTGCAGTCCAGACTATGCCAAAGAGTCTTCACTGCTTGTCAATGAGACTTACAGTGGAGTATTTCAGATCTCCTCCTAACGATATGAAGCTCTCCATGGCTGAAAAATCCACAGATCCTATGTTGCACCACTATGTTATATTCTCCAATAATGTGCTCGCCTCATCAGTAGTAATCAACTCAACTGTTATGCATTCAAAA GAAAGTGTGAATCAGGCGTTTCACGTGCTTACAGATGAACAGAATTATTTTGCAATGAAACTATGGTTTCTTAGAAATACTTACAAGGAAGCCACAGTTCAAGTGTTGAACATTGAAAGTCTTAAGCTGGACAACCATAGCAAAGCAACTCTGTTGCATCTTTCCCTGCCTGAGGAGTTTCGTGTTTCCTTCCACAGTGTTGATAGTCCACCTATGGCCCCTATTAGAACAGAATACGTGTCTATTTTTTCTCACTCACACTATCTTCTCCCCAAGATGTTCCAGAATTTGGATAAAGTTGTGGTTCTTGATGATGATGTTGTTGTGCAGCAAGACTTGTCAGCACTATGGAGCCTCGACATGGGAGGGAAAGTTAATGCCGCTGTGCAGTTCTGCTCATTGAGGTTGGatcaactaaaaaaatatttgggtgAGAACAGTTACAATAAGAATTCTTGTGCATGGATGTCTGGATTGAATGTAATTGATCTGGCAAGGTGGAGAGACCTAAATCTTACGGAAACTTTCCAAAGGTTGGCACAGGAG ATGACCACGCTTGAAGAATCAGTTGAAGCGGTTGCATTACGTGCAAGCTTGCTCAGCTTTGAGGGCTTAATTTATGCTATTGATGGTGCTTGGATTCTGTCTGGACTAGGACATGACTACGGAATTGATAACGAAGCCATTTCAAAAGCTGCAATTTTGCACTATAATGGTAACATGAAACCTTGGCTTGAGCTGGGAATtccaaaatataaacattattGGAAGAAGTTTTTGAGCCGAGAAGATCAGTTCATGAGTGAGTGCAATGTAAATTCCTAG
- the LOC121267785 gene encoding probable galacturonosyltransferase 7 isoform X4: MKGGASSYGYAAKRRWRGLVIGVLGLVILSMLVPLVFLLGLHNGFRSAGYASEQQRPTSDVLRNFTNKAKNKTFGRGSKHDSQATEVPPRSITQSPPVKNQNTNVGAAVGLPLYAKDVVDDIGKLCEFKFGSYCHWHQEHREEMKDSMVKKLKDQLFVARAFYPSIAKLPRQDKLSRELKLNIQELERVLSESTTDVDLPPQIAKKLQRMEAAIAKAKLFHVECNNVDKKLRQIYDMTEDEANFHMKQSAFLYQLAVQTMPKSLHCLSMRLTVEYFRSPPNDMKLSMAEKSTDPMLHHYVIFSNNVLASSVVINSTVMHSKESVNQAFHVLTDEQNYFAMKLWFLRNTYKEATVQVLNIESLKLDNHSKATLLHLSLPEEFRVSFHSVDSPPMAPIRTEYVSIFSHSHYLLPKMFQNLDKVVVLDDDVVVQQDLSALWSLDMGGKVNAAVQFCSLRLDQLKKYLGENSYNKNSCAWMSGLNVIDLARWRDLNLTETFQRLAQEMTTLEESVEAVALRASLLSFEGLIYAIDGAWILSGLGHDYGIDNEAISKAAILHYNGNMKPWLELGIPKYKHYWKKFLSREDQFMSECNVNS, translated from the exons ATGAAGGGCGGGGCTTCTTCTTATGGATATGCGGCGAAAAGGCGATGGAGGGGACTGGTCATTGGGGTGCTGGGACTTGTTATCCTCTCCATGCTCGTTCCTCTTGTCTTTTTGCTTGGTCTTCACAATGGCTTTCGCTCTGCGG GATATGCGTCCGAGCAACAAAGGCCAACTTCA GATGTTCTTAGAAACTTCACCAATAAAGCAAAGAATAAAACCTTTGGTAGGGGTTCCAAGCACGATAGTCAGGCGACAGAAG TGCCCCCACGTAGCATTACACAATCTCCTCCCGTTAAGAAT CAGAATACCAATGTTGGTGCTGCAGTTGGACTCCCCTTATATGCAAAGGATGTTGTTGATGACATTGGAAAATTATGTGAGTTTAAATTTGGTAGTTATTGTCATTGGCATCAAGAACACAGAGAAGAAATGAAGGATTCTATGGTGAAAAAGTTGAAGGATCAATTATTTGTGGCTAGAGCATTCTATCCTAGTATTGCAAAACTTCCAAGACAGGATAAGTTGTCTCGGGAATTGAAACTAAATATTCAAGAACTAGAACGTGTTCTTAGTGAAAGTACTACAGATGTTGATCTTCCACCACA GATTGCTAAGAAGTTACAGAGGATGGAAGCTGCAATAGCCAAAGCCAAATTATTTCATGTGGAGTGTAACAACGTTGACAAGAAATTGAGACAAATATATGATATGACTGAGGACGAAGCTAACTTCCACATGAAACAGAGTGCCTTCCTCTACCAACTTGCAGTCCAGACTATGCCAAAGAGTCTTCACTGCTTGTCAATGAGACTTACAGTGGAGTATTTCAGATCTCCTCCTAACGATATGAAGCTCTCCATGGCTGAAAAATCCACAGATCCTATGTTGCACCACTATGTTATATTCTCCAATAATGTGCTCGCCTCATCAGTAGTAATCAACTCAACTGTTATGCATTCAAAA GAAAGTGTGAATCAGGCGTTTCACGTGCTTACAGATGAACAGAATTATTTTGCAATGAAACTATGGTTTCTTAGAAATACTTACAAGGAAGCCACAGTTCAAGTGTTGAACATTGAAAGTCTTAAGCTGGACAACCATAGCAAAGCAACTCTGTTGCATCTTTCCCTGCCTGAGGAGTTTCGTGTTTCCTTCCACAGTGTTGATAGTCCACCTATGGCCCCTATTAGAACAGAATACGTGTCTATTTTTTCTCACTCACACTATCTTCTCCCCAAGATGTTCCAGAATTTGGATAAAGTTGTGGTTCTTGATGATGATGTTGTTGTGCAGCAAGACTTGTCAGCACTATGGAGCCTCGACATGGGAGGGAAAGTTAATGCCGCTGTGCAGTTCTGCTCATTGAGGTTGGatcaactaaaaaaatatttgggtgAGAACAGTTACAATAAGAATTCTTGTGCATGGATGTCTGGATTGAATGTAATTGATCTGGCAAGGTGGAGAGACCTAAATCTTACGGAAACTTTCCAAAGGTTGGCACAGGAG ATGACCACGCTTGAAGAATCAGTTGAAGCGGTTGCATTACGTGCAAGCTTGCTCAGCTTTGAGGGCTTAATTTATGCTATTGATGGTGCTTGGATTCTGTCTGGACTAGGACATGACTACGGAATTGATAACGAAGCCATTTCAAAAGCTGCAATTTTGCACTATAATGGTAACATGAAACCTTGGCTTGAGCTGGGAATtccaaaatataaacattattGGAAGAAGTTTTTGAGCCGAGAAGATCAGTTCATGAGTGAGTGCAATGTAAATTCCTAG